A single genomic interval of Psychroserpens sp. NJDZ02 harbors:
- a CDS encoding PAAR domain-containing protein: MAGPAATVSSNHICPMCSGLVPHVGGPITQGEPTVLIEGKPAATIGSICTCVGPPDIIVTGVSNVFFGGKPAATMGSMTVHGGSVVMGAGTVLIGTGSSAPTAIMPIAKIPFSKTTTIDRIKAALIGETKNLRIAEENQAEIRELAEQQEQEPQIIDIQFINENDVVLSQSSIKGIEGGNATDFIYGIKIKVTTKNIENGKKIKCKLKGKTKNTNQKFLGISQLDWELEINNDECETILFPLPISWYSEVFENYNSHKTIIKSEDLNAFMVDTMYEGQ, translated from the coding sequence ATGGCAGGACCAGCAGCAACGGTAAGTAGTAATCATATATGTCCAATGTGTAGTGGATTAGTTCCACATGTTGGCGGACCAATAACACAAGGAGAACCTACAGTACTTATTGAAGGCAAACCTGCAGCCACAATAGGCAGTATCTGTACTTGTGTAGGACCTCCAGATATTATTGTAACTGGTGTATCTAATGTGTTTTTTGGAGGAAAGCCTGCAGCCACAATGGGTAGTATGACAGTACATGGAGGTTCAGTTGTAATGGGTGCTGGTACAGTTTTAATAGGCACTGGAAGCTCTGCACCTACTGCCATTATGCCTATAGCTAAAATTCCTTTCTCTAAAACAACAACCATTGATAGAATTAAGGCAGCGCTAATAGGTGAAACTAAAAATTTAAGAATTGCAGAAGAAAATCAAGCAGAAATAAGAGAACTTGCAGAACAGCAAGAACAAGAACCTCAAATAATAGATATTCAATTTATAAACGAAAACGATGTTGTATTATCGCAATCGAGTATCAAAGGAATTGAAGGAGGAAATGCAACCGATTTTATTTATGGAATAAAAATAAAAGTAACAACAAAAAACATAGAGAACGGTAAAAAGATTAAATGTAAATTAAAAGGAAAAACAAAAAATACTAATCAAAAATTCTTAGGCATAAGTCAACTAGATTGGGAATTGGAAATAAATAATGACGAATGCGAAACAATATTATTTCCTTTACCTATATCTTGGTATAGTGAAGTTTTTGAAAACTATAATTCACATAAAACAATAATAAAATCAGAAGATTTAAATGCTTTCATGGTTGATACAATGTATGAAGGGCAATAA
- a CDS encoding mobile mystery protein B: MGLEFDYKEGQTPLDEEEKEGLKIKSITSQGELDEFEQLNIEKAVEWTIHTKFKLEKILTEKLVRDLHKKMYGDVWKWAGDFRKTEKNIGIPWTQIGIELKNLLHDTKYWVENKTFPPEEIAIRFKHRIVSIHCFPNGNGRHSRMMADIIMESIFGNEVFTWHQSNMVKANQPRNQYIKALRQADNGNFKQLIEFAKN, encoded by the coding sequence ATGGGATTAGAATTCGATTATAAAGAAGGACAAACACCTTTAGACGAAGAAGAAAAGGAAGGTCTTAAAATAAAGTCTATTACTTCTCAAGGAGAACTAGATGAATTTGAGCAATTGAATATTGAAAAAGCAGTCGAATGGACTATTCATACAAAATTCAAACTTGAAAAAATTTTAACTGAGAAGCTTGTAAGAGACTTGCACAAAAAAATGTATGGTGATGTATGGAAATGGGCAGGCGATTTTAGAAAGACTGAAAAGAACATTGGAATTCCGTGGACGCAAATTGGAATTGAATTAAAAAATTTATTACACGACACTAAGTATTGGGTAGAAAACAAAACTTTTCCACCTGAAGAAATAGCTATAAGATTTAAACATCGTATAGTATCCATCCATTGCTTTCCAAATGGAAATGGTAGACACTCTAGAATGATGGCTGACATTATTATGGAATCAATATTTGGAAACGAAGTATTTACTTGGCATCAATCAAATATGGTTAAAGCTAACCAACCAAGAAATCAATATATAAAAGCTCTAAGACAAGCAGATAATGGTAATTTCAAACAGTTAATTGAATTTGCAAAAAACTAA
- a CDS encoding mobile mystery protein A produces the protein MRNKKKLLIEQLDQKLVNFKDAGMVLVPQKGWVNTIRTTLNMTREQLGTKLNLTKGAIQKIEEREATGQITINKLKDVGDALNMKFIYGFIPKDGTIENLVNIKAERLARKIVLRTNQNMKLEDQGIRDEKINKTIKELAGEIKREMKKSLWD, from the coding sequence ATGAGAAACAAGAAAAAACTACTCATAGAACAACTAGATCAAAAATTGGTAAATTTTAAAGATGCAGGAATGGTCCTGGTCCCACAAAAGGGATGGGTGAATACTATTAGAACGACTCTTAATATGACGAGGGAACAGTTAGGGACCAAACTTAACTTAACTAAAGGAGCTATACAAAAAATCGAGGAACGTGAAGCTACAGGGCAAATAACCATCAATAAATTAAAAGATGTTGGTGATGCTTTGAACATGAAATTTATCTATGGTTTTATTCCGAAAGATGGGACGATTGAAAACTTAGTAAACATAAAGGCTGAAAGGTTAGCACGAAAAATAGTTTTAAGAACTAATCAAAATATGAAATTAGAGGACCAAGGAATTCGAGATGAAAAAATAAATAAAACCATAAAGGAACTTGCTGGTGAAATAAAACGAGAGATGAAAAAATCATTATGGGATTAG
- the nadD gene encoding nicotinate (nicotinamide) nucleotide adenylyltransferase, which yields MKIGLYFGSFNPIHIGHLIIANQMVENSDLDQIWFVVTPHNPFKKKSSLLDNYQRLEMVYLATKDYDTLKESDIEFNLPQPNYTVNTLAYLTEKYPDKDFSLIMGEDNLKSFHKWKNYQVILDNHHIYVYPRISAGTIETQFDNHAKIHHVEAPIMEISSTLIRNSIKTGKNIKPLLPEHVWAYLDEMNFYR from the coding sequence ATGAAAATAGGCTTATACTTTGGATCGTTTAACCCAATACACATTGGGCATTTAATAATTGCTAACCAAATGGTAGAAAATAGCGATTTGGATCAAATTTGGTTTGTGGTAACGCCACACAACCCGTTTAAAAAGAAAAGCTCGCTGTTAGATAACTACCAACGCTTAGAAATGGTATATCTAGCCACTAAAGACTACGACACGCTTAAAGAGAGCGATATCGAGTTTAATTTACCCCAACCCAATTACACCGTTAATACTTTAGCGTATTTAACCGAGAAGTATCCTGACAAGGATTTTTCTTTAATTATGGGGGAAGACAACCTGAAAAGCTTTCATAAATGGAAAAACTACCAAGTTATTCTGGACAATCATCATATTTACGTCTATCCAAGAATTAGTGCAGGCACAATAGAAACCCAGTTTGATAACCATGCTAAAATACATCACGTTGAAGCACCAATCATGGAAATATCTTCAACCTTAATACGTAATAGTATTAAAACTGGCAAAAACATAAAACCACTATTACCAGAGCATGTTTGGGCGTATTTGGATGAAATGAATTTTTATAGATAG
- the gmk gene encoding guanylate kinase, with amino-acid sequence MTEHTKKQGKLIVFSAPSGSGKTTIVRHLLKQDQLNLAFSISATSREKRGTEEHAKDYYFLSASDFKQHIKHDDFLEWEEVYRDNFYGTLKTEVERIWALGKNVIFDIDVSGGLRIKRKFPEETIAIFVKPPSIDELKIRLKKRKTETDDKINMRISKASAELATAPLFDVIIENDNLDKALQEAEHLVSDFIKK; translated from the coding sequence TTGACTGAACACACTAAAAAACAAGGTAAACTAATCGTATTTTCAGCACCTTCAGGCTCTGGAAAAACAACTATAGTAAGACATTTACTAAAACAAGATCAGCTAAATTTAGCCTTTTCTATCTCTGCTACATCTAGAGAGAAACGCGGTACAGAAGAACACGCCAAAGACTACTACTTTTTATCTGCCTCAGATTTTAAACAACACATCAAACACGACGATTTTTTAGAGTGGGAAGAAGTGTACAGAGATAATTTTTACGGGACTTTAAAAACCGAAGTCGAACGCATTTGGGCTTTAGGAAAAAATGTGATTTTTGATATTGATGTCTCTGGAGGCTTACGTATTAAAAGAAAATTTCCAGAAGAAACTATTGCTATTTTTGTTAAGCCGCCAAGTATTGACGAGCTAAAAATAAGATTAAAAAAGCGCAAGACAGAAACTGACGACAAAATAAACATGCGTATAAGTAAAGCCAGTGCAGAGCTTGCAACCGCGCCTTTATTTGATGTTATTATAGAAAATGATAATCTTGACAAAGCATTACAAGAGGCTGAACATTTAGTGAGCGACTTTATAAAAAAATAA
- a CDS encoding YicC/YloC family endoribonuclease, giving the protein MIYSMTGYGKSVLQLPTKKITIELKSLNSKNLDLNARMPSIYREKELDLRKLMAKQLERGKVDFSIYVETTADDTSTQINAPVVKQYMQQLKAVYNTGNDIELLKMAVRFPDALNTIREEIDNTEWAQIEAEINIALNSLKDYRLNEGKVLEQDFNDRIKNIADLLQQVIAMDPDRIEGVKERLRKGVEELKEKYDENRFEQELVYYIEKFDITEEKVRLDNHLNYFIESINSTDSNGKKLGFIAQEIGREINTIGSKSNYAPMQQLVVQMKDELEKIKEQLLNVL; this is encoded by the coding sequence ATGATTTATTCGATGACAGGTTATGGCAAATCTGTATTACAATTGCCAACAAAGAAGATAACTATAGAGTTAAAATCGCTTAACAGTAAAAACCTAGATTTGAATGCACGTATGCCTTCAATTTACAGAGAAAAAGAACTAGACTTACGTAAGCTAATGGCCAAGCAATTAGAACGTGGTAAAGTAGACTTTTCTATCTACGTAGAAACTACTGCAGATGATACCTCAACACAAATAAACGCGCCTGTTGTTAAGCAATACATGCAACAACTTAAAGCGGTGTACAATACCGGTAATGATATCGAATTACTAAAAATGGCAGTTCGTTTTCCTGACGCCTTAAATACCATTAGAGAAGAAATTGACAATACAGAGTGGGCACAGATTGAAGCCGAAATAAATATCGCTTTAAACAGCTTAAAAGACTACAGATTAAACGAAGGTAAAGTCCTAGAACAAGATTTTAACGATCGTATTAAAAACATAGCCGATCTATTACAGCAAGTTATCGCTATGGATCCTGATCGTATTGAAGGCGTGAAAGAGCGTTTAAGAAAAGGGGTTGAAGAACTAAAAGAAAAGTACGACGAAAACCGTTTTGAACAAGAACTGGTGTACTATATCGAAAAATTTGATATTACTGAAGAAAAAGTACGTTTAGACAATCACTTAAACTACTTTATAGAAAGCATAAACAGTACAGATTCTAACGGAAAAAAATTAGGATTTATCGCGCAAGAAATTGGTCGAGAAATTAATACTATTGGGTCAAAAAGTAATTATGCACCAATGCAACAATTGGTTGTACAAATGAAAGACGAATTAGAAAAAATTAAGGAACAATTACTAAACGTCCTTTAA
- a CDS encoding acyl-CoA thioesterase → MYTKDFEIRWSDIDANRHLANSAYINYMSHTRTAFLQDHGFSLMALSKAGIGPVVFHEHVHYFKEAFLGQPITVSLEVSGLSEDGMFFKFDHNFYNSKGQNLAFCEIVGAWINLETRKLTGLSADLLEMANKFPKTEDFKVLTKEDMRLHGRLPKDLKL, encoded by the coding sequence ATGTACACAAAAGATTTTGAAATTAGATGGAGTGATATTGATGCTAACAGACATTTAGCTAACTCGGCTTATATTAACTACATGTCTCATACTAGGACTGCTTTTTTACAAGACCACGGGTTTTCTTTAATGGCCTTAAGTAAAGCTGGTATTGGTCCTGTTGTTTTCCATGAGCATGTACATTATTTTAAGGAAGCGTTTTTAGGGCAGCCTATAACGGTTAGTTTAGAAGTGTCTGGTTTAAGTGAAGATGGGATGTTTTTTAAATTTGATCACAACTTTTATAATAGTAAAGGTCAGAATTTAGCGTTTTGCGAAATTGTAGGCGCATGGATTAATTTAGAAACTAGAAAGCTGACAGGCTTATCCGCAGACTTATTAGAAATGGCTAATAAATTCCCGAAAACGGAAGATTTTAAAGTGCTAACTAAAGAAGACATGCGTTTGCATGGACGTTTACCTAAGGATTTAAAACTTTAG
- a CDS encoding DMT family transporter, which translates to MKARYWALLAALTVQILYGLNYTFAKNVMVGGFIKPFGFIVLRVGGATLLFWLFSFFGPREKIEKKDFLTLIYAAFFGVATNMLLFFKGLELTTPIHASVIMIITPIIVLLLSSFYLQEKITRLKIVGVIFGFTGAAILTIYGKSASPGDNVFLGNLMILFNAISYSIYIIIIKKLTYRYHPFTFIRWLFLIGFFMVLPFGFNDILAINLSSFTPYIWFSVLFVIVGATFGTYLLNPLALRHLKASTVTVFIYLQPLIAGIYAVIAGSDAVTAVKVTASSLIFFGVYLVTKKPKVLNP; encoded by the coding sequence ATGAAAGCTAGGTATTGGGCCTTACTGGCGGCCCTAACCGTCCAAATCCTATATGGCTTAAACTATACTTTTGCCAAAAACGTTATGGTCGGCGGTTTTATAAAACCCTTTGGTTTTATTGTCTTACGTGTTGGAGGTGCAACACTCTTATTTTGGTTGTTTAGTTTTTTTGGACCTAGAGAAAAAATAGAGAAGAAAGACTTTTTAACCCTAATCTACGCCGCCTTTTTTGGCGTTGCCACCAATATGCTTTTATTTTTTAAAGGTCTGGAGCTAACGACACCAATACATGCATCGGTAATAATGATTATTACACCCATTATTGTATTATTACTATCTTCTTTTTATTTACAAGAAAAAATTACAAGGTTAAAAATAGTAGGCGTGATTTTTGGTTTTACAGGCGCTGCAATTTTAACCATTTATGGTAAATCTGCAAGCCCAGGAGACAATGTGTTTTTAGGTAATCTTATGATTTTATTTAATGCTATTTCCTATAGTATTTATATCATAATCATCAAAAAACTAACCTACAGATACCATCCCTTTACATTTATAAGATGGTTGTTTTTAATAGGTTTCTTTATGGTACTACCATTTGGATTTAACGATATTCTAGCTATTAACCTCTCGTCATTTACACCATACATCTGGTTTTCGGTACTATTTGTTATAGTTGGCGCTACTTTTGGGACTTATTTATTAAACCCTTTAGCTTTAAGACACTTAAAAGCCTCCACAGTAACCGTATTTATTTACCTACAACCATTAATAGCAGGTATTTATGCTGTAATAGCGGGTAGTGATGCTGTAACAGCTGTAAAAGTGACAGCATCATCCCTAATCTTTTTTGGTGTGTATTTGGTTACTAAAAAACCTAAAGTTTTAAATCCTTAG
- a CDS encoding arsenate reductase family protein, with the protein MKKVYYLKTCSTCLRILKELNLPSDFELQDIKTNPLTLEQVEELKALSGSYEALFSKRAKLYKEKGLKDQNLTEEDYKQYLLEHYTFLSRPVIVINDAIFIGNSKKTTEATKLALDES; encoded by the coding sequence CCTAAAAACCTGCAGTACTTGTTTACGAATTTTAAAAGAGTTAAATCTACCTTCAGATTTTGAACTTCAAGACATCAAAACAAACCCTTTAACGCTAGAACAAGTTGAAGAACTAAAAGCATTATCTGGTAGCTACGAAGCGTTATTTAGCAAGCGCGCCAAACTTTATAAAGAGAAGGGACTTAAAGATCAAAATTTAACCGAAGAAGATTACAAACAATATCTTTTAGAACATTATACCTTTTTAAGTAGACCGGTAATAGTAATTAATGACGCTATATTTATCGGAAACTCTAAAAAAACAACGGAAGCCACAAAACTAGCACTTGATGAAAGCTAG